A portion of the Candidatus Paceibacterota bacterium genome contains these proteins:
- a CDS encoding MFS transporter, with amino-acid sequence MSADSNDRLPPHVRRMLLGITLSALGNGLVLPFAFVYFHSIRDIPTSTAGLIFSYGALISLIAAPGIGTLIDKWGPKPILIISLLISAAGYSSLSLIRSASDAFLVITICSIGQSAMWPSQGALNTELTPDHLRERIYGSQFALLNLGLGIGGIVSSLIVSLDKPITFELLYIGDGLSYIVYLFVVLSLKKTGNRTKEQRDYHASLEGSWSDVLQDKTFRKVWVVALFAIFLSYSQLEVGFTSFATTVADVKPSRLAWAYAVNTAMIAIFQLWVIKKLEKLPRAKGLAIAMAFWALAWAALAMAGISHGFAVPAIIVCQFIFAIGEMVWSPILPAVVNQLAPDHLRGRYNSASTNTWQIGMIMGPAAAGVLLGAGLWALWISLLFGGLVVLSFFALRLKLPDRPVTEIVG; translated from the coding sequence ATGTCCGCAGACTCGAATGATCGATTGCCTCCTCACGTGCGCCGTATGTTATTGGGGATCACATTAAGCGCACTTGGCAATGGGTTGGTTCTCCCTTTTGCATTTGTGTATTTTCATTCAATAAGAGATATCCCAACTTCGACTGCGGGGTTGATATTTAGTTATGGTGCTTTAATCTCTCTCATCGCCGCGCCAGGAATCGGCACTTTGATTGACAAGTGGGGCCCAAAACCGATTTTGATCATTTCACTTTTGATTTCCGCAGCCGGATATTCATCCCTTTCTCTTATTCGATCTGCGTCAGATGCCTTTCTTGTAATTACTATCTGTTCGATCGGGCAATCTGCGATGTGGCCAAGTCAAGGTGCGCTCAATACCGAACTCACTCCGGACCATTTACGCGAGAGAATATATGGTTCCCAGTTTGCGCTTCTAAATCTGGGTCTTGGAATAGGTGGCATTGTCTCCTCTCTTATTGTGTCCTTGGACAAGCCCATAACTTTTGAGTTGCTCTATATCGGGGACGGACTCTCATACATTGTTTACCTCTTTGTTGTACTCTCTTTGAAGAAGACGGGCAACCGTACAAAAGAGCAACGGGATTATCACGCATCACTTGAAGGCAGTTGGAGCGATGTCTTGCAGGACAAGACCTTCCGAAAAGTATGGGTCGTCGCCCTCTTTGCAATATTCTTGAGTTACAGCCAATTGGAGGTTGGATTCACTTCCTTTGCGACCACAGTGGCTGATGTCAAACCATCGCGTCTGGCATGGGCTTATGCGGTCAATACTGCGATGATCGCGATTTTCCAACTCTGGGTCATCAAGAAACTTGAGAAATTGCCACGGGCCAAGGGTCTGGCGATAGCAATGGCATTTTGGGCTTTGGCTTGGGCAGCGTTGGCAATGGCCGGAATTTCTCATGGATTTGCGGTTCCAGCGATAATTGTTTGTCAGTTTATATTTGCTATCGGCGAGATGGTCTGGTCCCCGATACTTCCGGCGGTCGTCAACCAACTTGCACCCGATCACCTACGCGGTCGTTACAACTCCGCATCCACGAATACGTGGCAGATAGGAATGATCATGGGGCCGGCGGCAGCTGGCGTCCTACTAGGTGCGGGACTCTGGGCACTTTGGATATCACTACTGTTTGGTGGATTGGTAGTGCTCAGTTTCTTCGCACTTCGTCTTAAATTGCCAGATCGACCAGTAACCGAAATCGTCGGTTAG
- a CDS encoding ABC-F family ATP-binding cassette domain-containing protein gives MIATQSLELRAGARLLVSGVTVRINHGDRIGFVGRNGSGKSTLARALAGETMPAGGQVLRSGAIGYLPQDPRTGDEEGTVVERILSVRGLDLIVARMRQAEEAMATATGEELETVMNRYTRADNEFNVAGGYSATAEAEAIATSLGIPERLFDQPLDSLSGGQRRRIELARILFSGAETLLLDEPTNHLDADSVVWLRDYLLKYSGGLVIISHDVNLIDTVVNKVFYLDANRNVIDVYNMGWKKYLLQREQDEHRRKIERANAEKKAAILEKQAEKMRAKATKAKAAQGMFRRAEKLLSDLEEVRKVDRVAKLRFPTPAPCGKTPLSATGLSKSYGSLEVFTDVDLAIDKGSRVVILGLNGAGKTTLLRMLAGDLEPDTGEVVKGHGLKIGYYTQEHESLDFERTILENMTSAHSDLREPEARNVLGSFLFTGDDVHKPVKVLSGGEKTRLALAVLVVSAANVLLLDEPTNNLDPASRHEILGALGGYQGAVILVSHDEGAVRALKPDRVLLLPDGDEDLWNESYLDLVEID, from the coding sequence GTGATTGCAACCCAGAGTCTCGAACTTCGTGCTGGTGCGCGCCTTTTGGTGAGCGGGGTTACCGTGAGAATTAATCACGGCGACCGAATCGGATTTGTCGGTCGCAACGGTTCAGGCAAAAGCACCCTTGCCAGAGCCCTGGCCGGGGAGACCATGCCGGCGGGCGGGCAGGTCTTACGTAGTGGTGCCATCGGCTATCTTCCCCAAGATCCCCGAACGGGTGATGAAGAGGGCACGGTTGTAGAGCGCATCCTCTCGGTGCGTGGGCTGGACCTGATCGTGGCTCGCATGCGCCAAGCCGAAGAAGCGATGGCGACCGCGACCGGGGAAGAGTTAGAGACTGTAATGAATAGGTATACCCGGGCCGACAATGAGTTCAATGTGGCTGGTGGGTATAGCGCGACCGCAGAGGCTGAGGCGATCGCAACCAGTCTGGGAATTCCCGAACGACTCTTCGACCAACCCTTGGACTCTCTGAGCGGAGGTCAGCGCCGCCGCATCGAACTAGCGAGAATCCTCTTTAGCGGCGCAGAGACCCTGCTTCTCGACGAACCCACCAACCACCTGGATGCCGACTCGGTCGTGTGGCTGCGAGATTATCTGCTGAAATATTCGGGTGGTTTGGTAATTATCAGCCACGACGTCAATCTGATCGATACTGTCGTCAATAAGGTTTTCTATTTGGATGCCAATCGAAACGTCATCGACGTTTACAACATGGGGTGGAAGAAGTACTTACTCCAACGTGAACAAGATGAGCATCGCCGCAAGATCGAGCGCGCAAACGCCGAGAAGAAAGCCGCCATACTGGAGAAACAAGCTGAGAAAATGCGGGCCAAAGCAACTAAGGCCAAGGCCGCGCAGGGAATGTTTCGCCGGGCAGAGAAATTGCTCTCCGACCTGGAAGAAGTCCGCAAGGTCGACCGCGTGGCGAAGTTGCGCTTCCCCACTCCTGCCCCGTGTGGAAAGACTCCGCTCTCAGCTACCGGTCTCAGTAAGTCGTATGGGTCTCTTGAGGTATTCACTGACGTGGATCTTGCGATTGATAAGGGATCAAGAGTGGTCATCTTGGGTCTTAACGGCGCCGGTAAGACCACTCTATTAAGAATGCTGGCGGGCGATCTCGAGCCCGATACTGGGGAAGTCGTCAAAGGTCATGGGCTGAAAATCGGGTACTACACCCAGGAGCACGAGTCGTTGGACTTCGAACGAACCATCTTGGAGAACATGACAAGCGCGCATTCTGATTTGCGTGAGCCTGAGGCCCGAAATGTTCTCGGCTCGTTCTTGTTTACCGGCGATGATGTTCACAAACCTGTCAAAGTACTAAGTGGCGGCGAAAAAACTCGTCTGGCACTCGCGGTGCTAGTAGTGAGCGCAGCAAACGTCCTTCTTCTCGATGAGCCAACCAACAACCTGGACCCTGCCTCCCGCCATGAAATCCTTGGTGCACTTGGCGGCTATCAAGGGGCCGTGATTCTGGTTTCGCACGATGAAGGCGCAGTAAGAGCTCTCAAACCTGACCGAGTTCTGTTACTTCCAGACGGCGATGAAGATCTATGGAATGAGAGTTATCTCGATCTTGTCGAGATTGACTAA
- a CDS encoding fructose-bisphosphate aldolase encodes MNTRAPLTERGLNTGKKARLHRILHQFGLRNGTALFLPYDQGLEHGPRDFFANPKSSDPKYIIRLALEGGFNGIAIQIGLAEKFYWEFAGELPLILKLNGKTDIPSDARALSPVHASVEDAVRLGADAVGYTLYVGSPSQEADFAQYREVRSQAEKFGMPLIVWSYPRGEAVDAKGGNNSFYATDYAARVASELGADIVKVNFPHPDLRTNVKKEYDSEFTSQQAIDAVVRSANKTLVLVSGGEKSGDETMFEKARESMEAGATGLIFGRNVWQREHDASLKFVDSLRQILEKYPSS; translated from the coding sequence ATGAACACGCGAGCACCTCTCACTGAACGAGGACTAAACACTGGAAAGAAAGCACGACTTCACCGAATCCTGCATCAATTTGGTTTACGAAACGGAACGGCTCTGTTCCTTCCTTATGACCAGGGTTTAGAACACGGCCCCCGCGACTTCTTTGCCAATCCAAAATCATCGGATCCTAAATACATTATTCGACTGGCACTCGAAGGTGGTTTTAATGGGATTGCCATTCAAATTGGTCTTGCCGAAAAATTTTACTGGGAGTTTGCGGGCGAGTTGCCCCTCATTCTCAAACTCAATGGAAAGACAGACATCCCTTCCGATGCGCGTGCTCTCTCACCGGTGCATGCGAGTGTTGAGGATGCGGTTCGACTCGGCGCCGATGCGGTTGGTTACACGCTCTACGTCGGCTCACCATCACAAGAGGCAGATTTCGCTCAGTATCGTGAAGTGCGATCTCAAGCCGAAAAATTTGGTATGCCCCTGATTGTCTGGTCATACCCACGCGGTGAAGCAGTTGACGCTAAGGGAGGCAACAACTCTTTCTACGCAACCGACTATGCGGCACGGGTTGCCAGTGAGCTTGGTGCAGACATTGTGAAGGTTAACTTTCCGCACCCCGATCTTCGGACAAACGTGAAGAAGGAATATGACTCAGAATTTACCTCTCAACAAGCTATTGACGCCGTGGTCAGGTCAGCGAATAAAACACTTGTCCTGGTTTCGGGTGGCGAAAAATCGGGTGACGAAACGATGTTTGAAAAAGCGCGGGAGTCCATGGAAGCAGGCGCAACCGGTCTCATATTTGGACGCAATGTCTGGCAGCGGGAGCATGACGCGTCACTGAAGTTCGTTGATTCGCTGAGGCAGATTCTAGAAAAGTACCCAAGCTCTTGA
- a CDS encoding ice-binding family protein: MKKVNKLRILTAVVALPLLAIFTIPASVSAAVPTITPGSTTNFAVLGGTTITNTGPTTISGSAGGDIGLFPGSSFTGSTTVTTSGVQHIADTIANTAQTDLVTAYDSISAPTPVILASPELASKVITPGTYSTTEGSLTNSGALTLDAQGDATAVFIFQAASTLITSAGSTMTLINGAQACNVYWKVGSSATLGTNSTFIGRIYALTTITAESGANIRGQLLARTGAVNLNANVITNDACVVATPTPTPTPTPTPTATVTPTPTPTPTPTPTPTPTATVTPTPTPTPVASVTPTPRPTTVAGGKLPKTSSPWFNLLAISGGMILLGALGMRSRKLIGNR, from the coding sequence ATGAAAAAAGTAAATAAATTAAGAATTCTTACGGCAGTTGTAGCTCTGCCACTGTTGGCAATTTTCACAATTCCAGCATCAGTCTCGGCTGCCGTCCCAACCATAACTCCAGGTAGCACTACGAATTTTGCGGTCCTAGGTGGAACAACGATCACAAACACCGGTCCGACCACAATAAGTGGCTCAGCCGGCGGAGACATTGGACTCTTTCCTGGTTCTTCATTCACCGGCAGTACAACTGTCACAACGTCGGGAGTGCAGCACATTGCAGATACCATCGCAAATACTGCGCAAACGGATTTGGTGACCGCTTATGACAGTATCAGCGCGCCAACTCCCGTAATTCTTGCCTCCCCCGAATTGGCATCCAAAGTTATTACGCCAGGTACCTACTCAACGACAGAGGGGAGCCTTACCAACTCCGGCGCACTCACACTTGATGCGCAAGGCGATGCAACTGCTGTCTTTATTTTTCAGGCAGCATCAACTCTGATTACATCCGCAGGAAGCACGATGACACTCATCAATGGGGCGCAAGCCTGTAACGTTTATTGGAAAGTCGGAAGTTCGGCAACCCTCGGAACTAATTCCACATTCATTGGACGGATCTATGCTCTGACAACAATTACGGCAGAATCTGGCGCCAACATTCGCGGACAGTTATTGGCGCGGACGGGCGCGGTCAATCTCAATGCCAACGTGATTACCAATGATGCTTGCGTTGTTGCTACTCCGACTCCAACGCCTACACCAACGCCTACACCAACGGCTACAGTCACGCCGACCCCAACGCCGACTCCAACGCCGACCCCAACGCCTACACCAACGGCTACAGTCACGCCGACCCCAACGCCTACACCAGTTGCTAGTGTCACTCCAACTCCCAGACCAACCACAGTTGCTGGTGGCAAGTTGCCTAAAACCAGTTCACCTTGGTTCAATCTCTTGGCTATTTCAGGAGGAATGATTCTCCTGGGTGCATTGGGAATGAGATCAAGGAAATTGATCGGCAATAGGTAA
- a CDS encoding aminotransferase class V-fold PLP-dependent enzyme produces MQKQELRDVAPLLDSYLSYLESFEEGARQPFTTPGHKQRAHLLDEGLGQVVDRDVPLFGGLDDVKLTHGVLLEAEALAARLWGGDWARFSTGGSTHANQAILLSLGKPGDKVAMTRTAHRSQLTALVLAGLEPLWLSPDIDVATGVPTGISLSEFERVLPQKPIALLLTEPGYLGTLSDIPPLIKSAHDRGIPVILDAAWGGHFGFHPALPKNPMQLGADAFVTSIHKALPGYSASAIAVARTRLLNRARLEQGFESTHTTSPAGAPLASIDAVRALMEHHGSELLERLLANVDLFRRRLTEEFGDEILLSPSNFASGRFDPAKIVVRADVLGANGLTIERDLASLGVTVEMADRDNLVIHVTIADDIHTLTRLAEGLIPILKRNSGPRRKSHSALSWSIKPTIAMSLREAYFAESEMVSARDAIGRISADLIAPYPPGVAVLAPGEIITQTISEGLISARSDGVRIAYASDPSLRTFRVLTSQSERATS; encoded by the coding sequence ATGCAAAAACAAGAACTACGCGACGTTGCGCCGCTGTTGGATTCATACCTCTCTTATTTAGAGTCCTTCGAGGAAGGTGCTCGACAACCTTTTACAACTCCTGGTCATAAACAAAGGGCACACCTCCTGGATGAGGGGCTGGGCCAAGTGGTCGACAGGGATGTTCCGCTTTTTGGTGGACTAGATGACGTGAAACTCACGCATGGAGTTCTGTTGGAAGCCGAGGCACTCGCGGCTCGTCTATGGGGCGGAGACTGGGCAAGATTTTCTACGGGCGGTTCCACTCACGCAAATCAGGCAATTCTTCTTTCACTCGGAAAACCTGGCGATAAAGTCGCCATGACACGAACCGCACACCGCTCCCAACTCACCGCGCTCGTCCTCGCCGGACTCGAGCCCCTCTGGCTCTCTCCTGACATAGATGTCGCAACGGGTGTCCCAACTGGAATTTCGCTCAGTGAATTTGAAAGAGTGTTACCCCAGAAACCTATTGCGCTTCTGCTCACCGAACCTGGTTACCTCGGAACGCTTTCTGACATTCCGCCACTGATTAAGAGCGCCCATGACCGCGGAATTCCTGTCATTCTCGATGCTGCCTGGGGTGGACATTTTGGTTTTCATCCCGCGCTACCAAAGAATCCAATGCAACTAGGAGCCGATGCTTTTGTTACCAGTATTCACAAAGCACTGCCAGGGTATAGCGCATCAGCCATTGCGGTTGCGCGAACTCGCCTTCTCAACCGTGCTCGCTTAGAGCAAGGGTTCGAATCAACGCATACAACTTCTCCCGCGGGCGCTCCGTTAGCCTCGATCGACGCAGTGCGTGCGCTTATGGAACATCACGGAAGTGAGTTGCTGGAGAGATTGCTTGCGAATGTTGATCTTTTCCGACGACGGCTCACCGAAGAATTTGGAGATGAAATTCTCCTAAGTCCGTCGAACTTCGCCAGCGGTCGATTTGACCCCGCAAAAATTGTGGTGAGAGCCGATGTTCTCGGAGCAAACGGTCTAACTATCGAAAGGGATCTCGCCAGTCTTGGAGTCACGGTTGAGATGGCTGATAGAGACAACTTAGTTATTCACGTCACTATTGCCGATGACATTCACACTCTTACTCGGTTAGCGGAGGGCTTAATTCCAATATTGAAAAGGAATTCCGGGCCGCGTAGAAAGAGCCACTCAGCACTAAGTTGGTCTATTAAACCAACAATCGCGATGTCATTGCGAGAGGCGTATTTTGCAGAGAGTGAAATGGTCTCCGCACGCGATGCCATCGGACGAATTAGTGCCGACCTGATTGCTCCATACCCACCTGGAGTCGCGGTATTGGCACCGGGTGAAATCATTACGCAGACTATTTCGGAGGGCTTGATCTCTGCGAGATCTGATGGGGTCCGCATCGCGTACGCGTCTGATCCGTCCCTGCGCACATTTAGAGTCCTCACCTCGCAGAGCGAGAGAGCGACTTCCTGA
- a CDS encoding thiamine pyrophosphate-dependent dehydrogenase E1 component subunit alpha, giving the protein MSRIRKLEEAVEDLFGRGMMHGTMHLSIGQEASPTGVCMALDITDQITSTHRGHGHCVAKGADLMRMVAELLGKENGYCGGRGGSMHIADVETGNLGANGIVGGGIPIAIGAALASKMMKKGTIAVSFFGDGAMNEGAFHEAANLAAIWKLPVVLVCENNKYGMSSSTELAFAIDHLSERGLGYGIPGYTVDGNDVVAVYEATEAAVKRAKAGEGPTLLEFVTYRWKGHSRSDKNLYRTKEEIDEWKKKDPILFFEHVVRGKGLLTEDEIAEVHAQATSQVIAAVNEATKGKPADPATLLDAVFKQVNS; this is encoded by the coding sequence ATGTCGCGCATCAGAAAACTGGAAGAGGCGGTTGAGGATCTTTTCGGTCGTGGGATGATGCACGGCACGATGCATTTATCGATAGGCCAAGAAGCTTCGCCTACCGGCGTGTGTATGGCTCTTGATATTACTGATCAAATTACTTCAACTCACCGCGGTCACGGCCATTGCGTCGCGAAGGGCGCCGATTTGATGCGGATGGTCGCTGAACTTCTGGGAAAAGAAAATGGATATTGTGGTGGTCGCGGCGGGTCAATGCATATCGCCGATGTCGAAACTGGGAATCTTGGGGCAAATGGAATTGTGGGCGGTGGAATTCCCATTGCCATCGGTGCCGCACTTGCATCGAAGATGATGAAGAAAGGAACTATCGCAGTTTCATTCTTCGGAGATGGTGCAATGAATGAAGGAGCATTCCATGAAGCGGCCAATCTAGCCGCCATTTGGAAGTTGCCAGTAGTCCTGGTCTGCGAAAATAATAAATACGGAATGAGTTCGTCAACAGAGTTGGCTTTCGCAATTGATCATCTTTCAGAACGTGGACTTGGGTATGGAATTCCTGGTTACACCGTTGACGGCAATGATGTGGTCGCGGTTTACGAAGCGACTGAAGCGGCAGTTAAACGTGCCAAGGCGGGTGAAGGTCCGACGCTTCTTGAATTTGTTACCTATCGCTGGAAAGGCCACTCTCGCTCCGATAAGAATCTCTACAGAACGAAAGAGGAAATCGATGAGTGGAAAAAGAAGGATCCGATTCTCTTCTTCGAACATGTCGTAAGAGGTAAGGGACTCCTTACTGAGGACGAGATTGCAGAGGTTCACGCGCAAGCCACCTCGCAAGTTATTGCCGCGGTAAATGAAGCAACGAAGGGCAAACCTGCAGATCCTGCGACCTTACTTGATGCAGTGTTTAAGCAGGTGAACTCATGA
- a CDS encoding heavy-metal-associated domain-containing protein → MSEQNWKATGLTCDHCAQSVTKNLMLIDGMSSVNVEVKPNEVSSIQTVGAREFTPEEISRAMAQAGKYFLSS, encoded by the coding sequence ATGTCTGAGCAGAACTGGAAAGCCACCGGATTGACCTGTGATCATTGCGCGCAATCTGTCACCAAGAATTTAATGTTGATCGATGGCATGTCAAGCGTTAATGTTGAAGTGAAACCCAATGAGGTCAGTTCGATTCAAACAGTTGGCGCTCGAGAATTCACGCCCGAAGAGATTTCAAGGGCGATGGCTCAAGCTGGAAAGTACTTTCTTTCTTCATAA
- a CDS encoding HPr family phosphocarrier protein produces MEEFRTTVASPVGLHARPASLFSRSAKESGCVVRLAKVTDGVISEFVDGSSILRVMTLGVKCGDEIVVQVEGENEVATAGALRTLAESAAH; encoded by the coding sequence ATGGAAGAATTTCGAACCACCGTGGCATCCCCTGTGGGATTGCACGCTCGGCCCGCCTCCCTTTTCTCGCGCAGCGCGAAGGAATCCGGATGTGTCGTCCGATTGGCCAAAGTTACAGATGGAGTGATCTCTGAATTTGTCGATGGCTCTAGCATTCTGCGGGTTATGACTCTCGGAGTGAAATGCGGAGATGAAATCGTGGTGCAAGTTGAGGGTGAAAATGAAGTGGCGACAGCTGGTGCACTGCGCACACTCGCAGAGAGCGCTGCGCACTAA
- a CDS encoding phosphatase PAP2 family protein: MRRYTYLLLGLLNMIIFVELGYFVKSEPTAFDSTVAEWFKSHRTPGEVHFAQIYSALTAPVVILVVVCIILLFRQYWTRAWYLIDFVPLSLMLGAAGVATLAKHFFDRVRPGLDLATQIDLEPGFPSGHVAFVAVSGGCLLLIYSRKRALTVLLVMLVTVFTAFDRLLLGAHWFTDVIGSMFMATGCFFLMKFMEEILAERERVM; the protein is encoded by the coding sequence GTGAGACGGTACACCTACCTACTCTTAGGTCTTCTCAACATGATTATCTTTGTGGAGCTTGGGTACTTTGTAAAAAGTGAGCCGACAGCATTTGATTCCACGGTCGCGGAATGGTTTAAATCGCACCGCACTCCTGGCGAGGTTCATTTTGCGCAGATCTATAGTGCGCTGACGGCACCGGTGGTCATTCTTGTGGTGGTCTGCATCATTCTCCTATTTCGACAATATTGGACCCGTGCTTGGTATTTGATTGACTTCGTTCCCCTTTCTCTCATGCTGGGTGCTGCAGGCGTAGCTACATTGGCGAAACACTTTTTTGACCGCGTACGTCCGGGTCTTGACCTGGCAACTCAAATTGATTTGGAGCCGGGCTTTCCTTCCGGCCATGTGGCCTTTGTGGCCGTGTCGGGTGGCTGTCTTCTTCTCATCTATTCACGTAAAAGGGCGCTTACCGTTTTACTTGTCATGCTCGTTACAGTGTTCACGGCTTTTGATCGTCTGTTGCTAGGAGCACACTGGTTTACAGATGTAATTGGCTCAATGTTCATGGCAACTGGATGCTTCTTTTTGATGAAATTTATGGAAGAAATACTGGCGGAGAGAGAACGAGTTATGTGA
- a CDS encoding AAA family ATPase translates to MTTQDADQKSALEQYGVDLTQRARDGKLDPVIGRDNEVRRVIQVLSRRTKNNPVLIGEPGTGKTAIVEGLALRIAAKDVPIGLRDKRVISLDLGALIAGAKYRGEFEERLKAVLDEIVESSGEIITFIDELHTVVGAGGMAGSMDAGNMLKPLLARGELHMIGATTLNEYRQYIEKDAALERRFQQVLVGEPSVEEAIAILRGLREKYEAHHKVTISDGALIAAVKLSNRYITHRYLPDKAIDLMDEAASRLRMEIDSSPEEIDQLQRSVDRLRMEEFGLSKEKDAVSKERLIVLREEIKNQEEKLGVLSSRWEKEKNLLDRIGALTEELDYVRGQAERAQREGELEKAARLMYGRMREIENELNSARTAVNGHAAMVKEEVTEDDIAEIVAAWTKIPVGRLLQADSDRLLSLEEELSNRVIGQNDAIVAVANAIRRSRAGISDPDRPTGTFLFLGPTGVGKTELAKALANFLFDDEHAMVRIDMSEYGEKFSVSRLVGAPPGYVGYEEGGQLTEAVRRRPYSVLLLDEVEKAHVEVFDLLLQVFDDGRLTDGQGRTVDFKNTIIIMTSNLGSHFLMDTSLDEKARRAGVMEAVHGAFKPEFLNRIDDVLIFNPLGTSEITKIMTLLVQDMQSRLADRRIKVEVDASAQKWLSHHGYDPAFGARPMRRLIQKAIGDSMATKLLSGEIPDGSRVLFSAGSVEAAELDLAVEK, encoded by the coding sequence ATGACTACACAGGACGCAGATCAAAAATCGGCGCTCGAGCAGTATGGCGTTGATTTAACACAGAGAGCTCGGGACGGAAAGTTAGACCCAGTCATTGGTCGCGATAACGAAGTTAGGCGCGTGATCCAAGTTCTTTCCAGACGAACCAAAAATAATCCGGTATTGATTGGCGAGCCGGGGACGGGTAAGACTGCGATCGTAGAAGGGCTAGCCCTTCGTATTGCGGCTAAAGATGTACCAATTGGTTTGAGAGATAAGAGAGTCATCTCTTTGGATTTAGGGGCGCTGATAGCTGGGGCAAAATATCGAGGTGAGTTTGAGGAGAGACTTAAGGCTGTACTTGACGAGATAGTCGAAAGTAGTGGTGAAATCATTACTTTTATTGATGAACTTCACACTGTTGTAGGTGCAGGCGGGATGGCCGGTTCAATGGATGCTGGAAATATGCTTAAGCCGCTTCTTGCTAGAGGTGAATTGCACATGATTGGTGCCACAACTCTCAACGAGTACCGACAATACATCGAGAAAGATGCCGCGCTCGAGAGAAGGTTTCAGCAGGTTTTGGTGGGAGAGCCAAGCGTTGAGGAAGCGATTGCAATTCTTAGAGGACTTCGGGAGAAATACGAAGCGCATCATAAGGTGACAATTAGCGATGGCGCTTTAATTGCGGCAGTAAAACTTTCTAATCGGTACATAACTCATCGGTACTTACCGGATAAGGCGATCGACCTCATGGATGAGGCTGCTTCGCGCCTTCGAATGGAAATTGATTCATCCCCTGAAGAAATTGACCAACTTCAACGCTCAGTGGACCGACTGCGGATGGAGGAGTTTGGACTGTCGAAGGAGAAAGATGCGGTTTCCAAAGAACGTCTTATTGTGTTGCGGGAAGAAATAAAGAATCAGGAGGAGAAACTTGGGGTGCTCTCGTCTCGTTGGGAAAAAGAGAAGAACCTGCTGGACCGAATTGGTGCCCTTACGGAAGAACTTGATTACGTTCGTGGGCAGGCCGAACGCGCACAGCGAGAAGGGGAGTTGGAGAAGGCCGCTCGATTGATGTACGGGAGAATGCGCGAAATCGAAAATGAATTGAATTCAGCGCGCACCGCTGTCAATGGTCACGCTGCCATGGTCAAAGAAGAGGTGACCGAAGATGACATTGCTGAGATCGTGGCGGCTTGGACCAAGATTCCAGTTGGAAGACTCTTGCAGGCCGATAGTGATCGATTACTGTCCCTGGAAGAGGAACTCTCCAATCGAGTCATTGGTCAGAATGACGCCATAGTGGCGGTTGCCAATGCAATTAGAAGATCAAGGGCCGGGATATCAGATCCAGACCGTCCAACGGGGACTTTCTTGTTTCTAGGTCCAACCGGCGTTGGTAAGACCGAACTTGCGAAGGCGCTGGCGAATTTTCTATTTGACGACGAGCACGCCATGGTGCGAATCGATATGAGTGAGTACGGCGAGAAATTTTCAGTCTCTCGACTGGTAGGTGCACCCCCTGGGTACGTCGGCTATGAAGAAGGTGGCCAACTCACTGAGGCAGTCCGGCGACGCCCGTATTCGGTTCTACTACTTGATGAGGTGGAGAAGGCACATGTCGAAGTCTTCGACCTTCTCCTCCAAGTCTTCGATGATGGGCGTCTCACAGATGGACAAGGTCGGACCGTTGATTTCAAGAACACCATCATCATCATGACCTCGAACCTGGGGTCACATTTCCTCATGGATACTTCACTCGATGAGAAGGCGAGGCGGGCGGGGGTGATGGAAGCGGTTCATGGTGCCTTTAAGCCAGAGTTCCTCAATCGAATTGATGACGTCTTGATCTTCAATCCGCTTGGTACCAGTGAAATTACCAAAATTATGACTTTGCTTGTACAGGATATGCAGTCCAGACTCGCTGACAGGCGGATAAAAGTGGAAGTCGATGCTAGTGCCCAGAAATGGCTCTCGCATCACGGGTACGATCCTGCTTTCGGCGCTAGACCGATGCGTAGACTTATCCAGAAAGCGATTGGCGATTCGATGGCAACCAAGTTGCTGAGCGGGGAGATTCCAGATGGTTCACGAGTTTTATTTTCGGCAGGGAGTGTCGAAGCGGCAGAACTGGATCTTGCTGTCGAGAAGTGA